Proteins encoded in a region of the Neisseria subflava genome:
- a CDS encoding OsmC family protein, whose protein sequence is MQVTSKWIDGMCFVGTTANGHSVVMEGAAAEGEVKRGPSPMEMLLLGVAGCSSIDVVMIAEKQRQKITDCRAEVTAKRADTAPRVFTEIHIHFKVYGRDLQESAIERAVQMSAEKYCSASIMLGKAAKMSHSFEIVETE, encoded by the coding sequence ATGCAAGTTACCTCAAAATGGATAGACGGAATGTGCTTCGTCGGTACAACGGCAAACGGACACAGCGTTGTGATGGAAGGCGCGGCGGCTGAAGGCGAAGTCAAACGCGGCCCCAGCCCGATGGAAATGCTGTTGTTGGGTGTAGCAGGCTGCTCCAGCATCGATGTAGTGATGATTGCCGAGAAACAACGCCAAAAGATCACCGACTGCCGTGCCGAAGTGACTGCCAAACGCGCCGACACCGCGCCGCGCGTGTTTACCGAAATCCATATCCATTTCAAAGTGTATGGTCGAGATTTGCAAGAAAGCGCGATTGAGCGCGCCGTACAGATGTCTGCCGAAAAATATTGCTCCGCATCGATTATGCTGGGCAAAGCGGCAAAAATGAGCCACAGCTTCGAGATCGTCGAAACAGAATAG
- a CDS encoding GntR family transcriptional regulator, with the protein MDYENNTNVAPATSSLILEERHDSELFRVYALILDGITDHLLLPGKKLTESELCRQMVCSRNTVRGALSLLAHDKIVDLQPNRGAFVHVPDLKEMKDVFNTRIEMESMILSVLIDMPDLETRLKPLYAMIEQEGAASESGDRVGWNRLSNAFHVELARLLDNDVLFEIMNTLCARSSLIVAVSDPLRKEKRNIDSNSHHEHREILDLLLAGKRNRVTKVMRRHLGACMERLEQKLEM; encoded by the coding sequence ATGGATTACGAAAATAATACCAACGTTGCGCCTGCAACTTCATCGCTTATTTTGGAAGAGCGTCACGATTCGGAACTCTTCCGCGTGTACGCATTGATTTTGGACGGCATTACCGACCATCTGCTGCTGCCGGGCAAAAAACTGACCGAGTCCGAGCTTTGCCGACAAATGGTTTGCTCGCGCAATACCGTGCGTGGCGCATTATCGCTTTTGGCGCACGATAAAATCGTCGATTTGCAGCCCAATCGCGGCGCATTTGTCCATGTGCCGGACTTGAAAGAAATGAAAGACGTGTTCAACACGCGTATCGAAATGGAAAGCATGATTTTGAGCGTCCTTATCGATATGCCTGATTTGGAAACGCGTCTGAAACCGCTTTACGCCATGATTGAGCAAGAGGGTGCAGCCTCCGAAAGCGGCGACCGCGTGGGTTGGAACCGCCTGTCCAATGCCTTCCATGTCGAATTGGCGCGGCTGCTGGACAACGATGTCCTGTTTGAAATTATGAATACCTTGTGCGCGCGCTCTTCATTGATTGTGGCCGTTTCCGATCCGCTTCGCAAAGAAAAGCGCAACATCGATTCCAATTCGCACCATGAACACCGAGAAATCCTCGATTTGTTGCTGGCAGGCAAGCGCAACCGTGTGACCAAAGTCATGCGCCGTCACTTGGGCGCGTGTATGGAACGCTTGGAACAGAAACTTGAGATGTAA
- a CDS encoding DeoR/GlpR family DNA-binding transcription regulator, whose protein sequence is MKPKIQRHEHILSLVREHNFMTVEELAANLDVTPQTIRRDVQELSETGQLKRYHGGASLGDVSVVTAGQERRNHQQQEKNAIARLIASTIPDNASLFISIGTTMEAVAAELVRQRKNLRIITNNIYAASITAARTDYTVIIASGVVRPLDGGITGVATVDFINQFKVDYAIMSTHGIENDGSLLDDDYKEVSVMQAMVNNARVRYLGVDHSKFNSNALVRLGDIGAFDKLFTDRTPSAAMQKTLNERGVAWQVADPVSK, encoded by the coding sequence ATGAAACCCAAAATCCAAAGACACGAACATATCCTCAGCCTTGTCCGCGAACATAACTTTATGACGGTAGAAGAATTGGCGGCAAATTTGGATGTTACGCCGCAAACCATACGCCGCGATGTGCAGGAGTTGAGCGAGACCGGACAGCTCAAACGCTATCACGGCGGCGCATCTTTGGGCGACGTTTCAGTCGTAACGGCAGGGCAGGAGCGGCGCAACCATCAGCAGCAGGAAAAAAACGCCATTGCCCGTCTGATTGCTTCCACCATTCCCGACAATGCCTCGCTTTTTATCAGCATCGGCACCACCATGGAAGCCGTCGCTGCCGAGTTGGTCAGACAGCGTAAAAACCTGCGGATTATCACCAACAACATCTACGCCGCCTCAATTACCGCAGCGCGTACCGACTACACGGTCATCATCGCTTCCGGCGTGGTCCGCCCCTTGGACGGCGGTATTACCGGCGTGGCGACCGTCGATTTCATCAACCAATTCAAAGTCGACTATGCCATCATGAGTACCCACGGCATAGAAAACGACGGCTCGCTTTTGGATGACGATTACAAGGAAGTCAGCGTCATGCAGGCGATGGTGAACAATGCACGCGTGCGCTATCTTGGTGTCGATCACAGCAAATTCAACAGTAATGCCTTGGTCAGACTGGGCGATATCGGCGCATTCGATAAGTTGTTTACCGACCGCACACCATCCGCCGCCATGCAGAAAACCCTAAATGAACGCGGAGTGGCGTGGCAGGTTGCCGACCCTGTATCAAAGTAG
- a CDS encoding glutamine--tRNA ligase/YqeY domain fusion protein — translation MLNKDQFADNHFIRTIIDEDLKSGKHTAIQTRFPPEPNGYLHIGHAKSICLNFGLAYIYDGLCNLRFDDTNPEKENDEYVNAIKEDVEWLGFHWAGEPRFASNYFDQLYDYAVGLIKDGKAYVDDLTPEEMREYRGTLTEAGKNSPYRDRSVEENLDLFTRMKNGEFPDGSKTLRLKIDMASGNINMRDPVIYRIRRAHHHNTGDKWCIYPMYDYTHCISDAIEGITHSLCTLEFEAHRPLYDWVLDNIPAPHATRPRQYEFSRLELLYSITSKRKLNQLVSDGHVTGWDDPRMPTISGMRRRGYTPEGLRLFAKRAGISKSENVVDMSVLEGAIREELENSAPRLMAVLNPLKVTLTNFEAGKTQSRRAAFHPNHEEMGNREVPVSQTIYIEADDFAENPPKGFKRLIPGGEVRLRHGYVIKCDEVVKDEAGNVVELKCSIDHDTLGKNPEGRKVKGVIHWVSAEHAAEIKVRLYDRLFTVERPDAVRGEDGEYLPFTDFLNPESIKEITAYAEPVAKDLPAESRWQFERIGYFVTDRKDHSKDTPVFNRTVTLKDSWQAK, via the coding sequence ATGTTGAATAAAGACCAATTCGCGGACAACCACTTTATCCGCACCATTATCGATGAAGATCTCAAAAGCGGTAAACATACAGCCATCCAAACCCGTTTTCCGCCCGAGCCGAACGGCTACCTGCACATCGGCCACGCCAAATCCATCTGCCTGAACTTCGGTTTGGCTTATATTTACGACGGCTTGTGCAACCTGCGTTTTGATGACACCAACCCCGAAAAAGAAAACGACGAATACGTCAACGCCATCAAAGAAGACGTCGAGTGGCTCGGTTTTCATTGGGCGGGCGAGCCTCGTTTCGCTTCCAACTATTTCGACCAGCTGTATGACTACGCCGTCGGTTTAATCAAAGACGGCAAGGCATATGTCGATGATTTGACGCCCGAAGAAATGCGCGAATACCGCGGCACGCTGACTGAAGCGGGCAAAAACAGCCCTTATCGCGACCGCAGCGTCGAAGAAAACCTCGACCTATTCACGCGCATGAAAAACGGCGAATTCCCCGACGGCAGCAAAACCCTGCGCCTGAAAATCGACATGGCATCAGGCAACATCAATATGCGCGATCCGGTCATCTACCGCATCCGCCGCGCCCATCACCACAACACCGGCGACAAATGGTGCATCTACCCGATGTACGACTACACACATTGCATTTCCGATGCCATCGAAGGCATCACGCATTCCTTGTGTACGCTCGAATTTGAAGCACACCGTCCGTTGTACGACTGGGTGTTGGACAACATTCCCGCGCCGCATGCCACACGTCCGCGCCAATATGAGTTTTCCCGTTTGGAGCTTTTGTATTCCATCACATCCAAACGCAAGCTGAACCAACTGGTTTCAGACGGACACGTTACCGGCTGGGACGACCCGCGTATGCCCACCATTTCCGGTATGCGCCGCCGCGGCTACACGCCCGAAGGCCTGCGCTTGTTTGCCAAACGCGCCGGTATTTCCAAATCTGAAAACGTGGTCGATATGAGCGTGTTGGAAGGCGCGATTCGCGAAGAGCTGGAAAACTCCGCACCGCGCCTGATGGCGGTTTTGAACCCGCTCAAAGTTACCCTGACCAACTTTGAAGCCGGTAAAACCCAAAGCCGCCGTGCCGCGTTCCATCCGAACCACGAAGAAATGGGCAATCGCGAAGTACCTGTTTCACAAACCATCTACATCGAAGCCGACGACTTTGCCGAAAATCCGCCCAAAGGCTTCAAACGCCTGATTCCCGGCGGCGAAGTGCGTTTGCGCCACGGCTATGTCATCAAGTGCGACGAAGTAGTAAAAGACGAGGCAGGCAATGTGGTTGAACTCAAATGCAGCATCGACCACGATACCTTGGGCAAAAATCCCGAAGGCCGCAAAGTCAAAGGCGTGATTCACTGGGTTTCCGCCGAACACGCAGCAGAAATCAAAGTCCGCCTCTACGACCGCCTCTTTACCGTCGAGCGTCCCGATGCCGTGCGCGGCGAAGACGGCGAATACCTGCCGTTTACCGATTTCCTCAACCCTGAATCCATCAAGGAAATCACCGCCTACGCCGAGCCTGTCGCAAAAGATTTGCCGGCGGAGAGCCGTTGGCAGTTCGAGCGTATCGGCTATTTTGTTACCGACCGCAAAGACCACAGCAAAGACACGCCGGTGTTTAACCGCACTGTGACACTGAAAGATTCTTGGCAGGCAAAATAA
- a CDS encoding BPSS1780 family membrane protein: MENQIPTSQEVRYHEPKRLPASAGIKWITDAFGIFKLHPWKWMGVLLAYMIVGFVVSIIDLLGINALSSLKGIVFSWVGSCLVGGAMYVANNINNGKAFDVKDFFIVFLDKKMSFFILLLLQVLFSIAVSLLIIPLYFAGHWAMMIGVVLIVIVLLSIFLLTPALIVLDGLKPWEAIKANVKAAMCNIPAILVYVVGVALYSFMWGVLGSMLGQWIIMIILLLFLPVSAVLLLAPYIAYRSIYPNGRIVKS, translated from the coding sequence ATGGAAAACCAAATACCCACTTCACAGGAAGTTCGATATCACGAACCCAAACGCCTTCCTGCTTCTGCAGGCATCAAGTGGATTACCGACGCTTTCGGTATTTTCAAACTTCATCCGTGGAAATGGATGGGCGTATTATTGGCTTATATGATCGTAGGCTTTGTGGTTTCTATTATTGACTTACTAGGAATTAATGCGCTTTCTAGTTTAAAAGGTATTGTATTCAGCTGGGTGGGTTCATGCTTAGTAGGCGGAGCTATGTATGTTGCTAACAATATCAATAATGGAAAAGCATTTGATGTGAAAGATTTTTTTATTGTTTTTTTAGATAAAAAAATGAGTTTTTTCATTTTATTGTTACTTCAGGTGCTGTTCAGTATAGCTGTTAGTTTGCTTATCATTCCGCTATATTTTGCAGGTCATTGGGCAATGATGATAGGTGTTGTATTGATTGTTATTGTCCTTTTGTCTATATTTTTATTAACCCCCGCTTTGATTGTTTTAGATGGTCTGAAGCCATGGGAGGCTATTAAAGCTAATGTTAAAGCGGCTATGTGTAATATTCCTGCAATATTAGTTTATGTTGTAGGTGTGGCTCTCTATTCTTTTATGTGGGGCGTATTAGGCAGCATGTTAGGCCAGTGGATTATCATGATCATACTTTTACTATTCCTACCTGTCAGCGCAGTTTTACTGCTGGCTCCTTATATTGCTTACCGCAGTATTTACCCTAATGGTCGTATTGTAAAATCCTAA
- a CDS encoding DMT family transporter, producing the protein MERYSVHLKLLGMAVLWGASWPMGRMLGQLLPPLTGGAVRFVLASVLLLGWLFARSRFATLAALSARQWLGLTAAASVGVCGYAVFFMLGLQTMPAGKAAVVVAVNPVLTLLLATWFFGERLNAKILAGMLLAVGGAIMVVTQGQPLTVLSGGIKAGEWLIFGCVVCWAAYTLIGRAVLRGIDALTVTMATSFIGALMLSVVALWMDGMPFEAIAAMDGRGWTALAWLVIGATVLAYAWYFEGVKTLGAGSAAAYITLVPIFGVLSSAWFLGEPLHISLVAGCAAAVGGMTLMRYGQRAV; encoded by the coding sequence ATGGAACGTTATTCTGTACATTTGAAACTGCTGGGGATGGCGGTGCTGTGGGGCGCGTCTTGGCCGATGGGGCGGATGCTGGGGCAGTTGCTGCCACCGCTGACGGGCGGGGCGGTTCGGTTTGTACTGGCTTCGGTTTTGTTGTTGGGCTGGTTGTTTGCGCGCAGCAGGTTTGCAACTTTGGCAGCTTTGTCGGCGCGGCAATGGCTGGGTTTGACGGCGGCTGCTTCCGTCGGCGTGTGCGGCTATGCGGTGTTTTTTATGCTGGGTTTGCAGACTATGCCGGCAGGTAAGGCGGCGGTGGTCGTGGCAGTGAACCCCGTGCTGACGCTGCTGTTGGCAACTTGGTTTTTCGGCGAGCGTTTAAATGCGAAGATTTTGGCGGGTATGCTGCTGGCGGTCGGCGGTGCCATTATGGTGGTAACGCAAGGGCAGCCGTTGACAGTGTTATCGGGCGGCATCAAGGCAGGAGAGTGGCTGATTTTCGGTTGCGTGGTTTGTTGGGCGGCTTATACTTTAATTGGTCGCGCGGTTTTGCGCGGGATAGACGCGCTGACGGTAACGATGGCAACTTCGTTCATCGGCGCTCTGATGTTGTCGGTGGTGGCGTTGTGGATGGACGGAATGCCGTTTGAGGCGATAGCGGCAATGGATGGGCGAGGTTGGACAGCCTTGGCGTGGCTGGTCATCGGTGCGACGGTATTGGCCTATGCGTGGTATTTTGAAGGCGTGAAGACTTTGGGTGCAGGCAGCGCGGCAGCGTATATTACGCTTGTGCCGATTTTCGGTGTGCTGTCTTCGGCGTGGTTTTTGGGCGAACCGCTGCATATTTCGCTGGTTGCGGGTTGCGCGGCGGCGGTCGGCGGCATGACGCTGATGCGGTACGGACAGAGGGCTGTCTGA
- the rho gene encoding transcription termination factor Rho gives MHVSELQTLHISKLLEMAEEHGIENANRFRKQDLVFAIVRQMMKQNVSFTCSGTLEILPDGFGFLRSADTSYLAGPDDIYVSPTQIRRFNLHTGDTIEGSVRVPKDNERYFALVRLDTINGDQPEVCKHKILFENLTPLFPTEQFKLERDIKAEENLTGRAIDLVSPIGKGQRALLVAPPKTGKTVMLQNIAHAITANYPDVELIVLLIDERPEEVTEMSRSVRGEVVSSTFDEPAQRHVQVAEMVIEKAKRMVEHKKDVVILLDSITRLARAYNTVVPTSGKILTGGVDANALHRPKRFFGAARNVEEGGSLTIIATALVETGSRMDDVIYEEFKGTGNMELHLDRRMAEKRLFPAISINKSGTRREELLVPNDQLQRMWLLRKFLHPMDEIEATEFLVGKLKDSKNNDDFFELMRGK, from the coding sequence ATGCACGTTTCAGAACTCCAAACCCTCCACATTTCCAAACTCTTGGAAATGGCAGAAGAACATGGCATTGAAAACGCCAACCGTTTCCGCAAACAAGACCTCGTTTTTGCCATCGTCCGCCAGATGATGAAGCAAAATGTCAGCTTTACCTGTTCCGGCACACTCGAAATCCTGCCCGACGGCTTCGGTTTCCTGCGCAGCGCAGATACTTCTTACCTTGCCGGCCCTGACGATATTTATGTTTCGCCCACGCAAATCCGCCGCTTCAATCTGCACACCGGTGACACCATCGAAGGCAGCGTGCGTGTGCCTAAAGACAACGAGCGTTATTTCGCACTTGTCCGCCTCGATACCATCAACGGCGATCAGCCCGAAGTCTGCAAACACAAAATCCTCTTTGAAAACCTCACGCCTTTATTCCCAACCGAACAATTCAAGCTCGAACGCGACATTAAAGCCGAAGAGAATCTGACCGGCCGCGCCATCGACTTGGTTTCCCCAATTGGTAAAGGCCAACGTGCATTGTTGGTTGCGCCACCTAAAACCGGTAAAACCGTGATGTTGCAAAACATTGCCCACGCCATTACCGCCAATTATCCTGATGTCGAGCTGATTGTCCTGTTGATTGACGAACGTCCGGAAGAAGTGACCGAAATGAGCCGTTCTGTACGCGGCGAAGTGGTTTCCTCTACGTTTGACGAACCTGCGCAACGCCATGTACAAGTGGCCGAGATGGTGATTGAAAAAGCCAAACGTATGGTCGAACACAAAAAAGACGTGGTCATCCTGCTGGATTCGATTACCCGTTTGGCGCGCGCCTACAATACCGTTGTGCCGACTTCGGGCAAAATTCTGACCGGCGGTGTCGATGCCAACGCTTTGCACCGTCCGAAACGCTTCTTCGGTGCCGCGCGTAATGTGGAAGAGGGCGGTTCGCTTACCATTATTGCGACAGCACTTGTCGAAACCGGCAGCCGCATGGACGACGTGATTTACGAAGAGTTCAAAGGTACGGGCAATATGGAATTGCACCTTGACCGCCGCATGGCCGAAAAACGCCTGTTCCCGGCCATCAGCATCAATAAATCCGGTACGCGCCGCGAAGAATTGCTGGTACCGAACGATCAGTTGCAGCGCATGTGGCTCTTGCGTAAATTCCTCCATCCGATGGACGAAATCGAAGCGACCGAGTTTTTGGTGGGCAAACTCAAAGACTCCAAAAACAATGACGATTTCTTTGAATTGATGCGCGGTAAATAA
- a CDS encoding deoxyguanosinetriphosphate triphosphohydrolase, translated as MNTRMNWQNLLSTQRFRPKNGEIVPTVTPSTQEGADALRTDFHIDYDRVVFSGAFRRLGRKTQVHPLAQHDLTHNRLTHSVEVASVGRSLGNRVGVMLHNGGFLPQGNTPSDIGAVVQVACLAHDLGNPPFGHTGEDALRDWFRRPEHQIYLNTLNEAERNDIQTYEGNAHSLRIVASLEMYPEAGGMRLTAAAIGALLKYPWTTQHPNGRKKFNIYQTELPFIRQVADELGLVSAGADSWARHPLSYLMEAADDICYALLDLEDAVELDLLTDTEVESILSELTFAESAWHASSSRQRCAMLRGIAIGKAIDDVAQTFMLHQSDLLDGTFKGKDLLALCSPQVQNTLAKAKELAQTRIFRHHTKLLTEIATFPCLGSILDLLVPAAYALIAEKQLATRQSLALELLKKHNPILPEDSLYQAYMKILDFVGGMTDNSAAKMAQDLSGVGILR; from the coding sequence ATGAATACCCGAATGAATTGGCAAAACTTATTGTCCACCCAACGCTTCCGTCCCAAAAACGGTGAAATCGTGCCGACCGTTACCCCTTCGACTCAGGAAGGTGCCGATGCCTTGCGTACGGATTTTCACATCGACTACGACCGGGTCGTTTTTTCCGGAGCCTTCCGCCGCCTTGGCCGTAAAACTCAGGTGCATCCGCTGGCGCAACACGATTTGACGCACAACCGCCTGACGCACAGCGTTGAAGTTGCCAGCGTGGGCAGGAGCTTGGGCAACCGCGTGGGCGTAATGTTGCACAACGGCGGTTTTCTGCCGCAGGGCAATACGCCCAGCGATATTGGTGCCGTGGTGCAGGTTGCCTGTTTGGCGCATGATTTGGGTAATCCGCCGTTTGGCCATACCGGCGAAGATGCTTTGCGTGATTGGTTCAGACGGCCTGAACATCAAATTTATCTGAACACATTAAACGAAGCGGAACGCAACGATATTCAAACCTATGAAGGCAATGCGCATAGCCTGCGTATCGTCGCCAGCCTTGAAATGTATCCCGAGGCGGGCGGAATGCGCCTGACTGCGGCAGCCATCGGCGCATTGTTGAAGTATCCGTGGACAACGCAACATCCGAACGGCAGAAAAAAATTCAATATTTATCAAACCGAGTTGCCGTTTATCCGTCAAGTTGCCGACGAATTAGGGCTGGTTTCCGCAGGAGCAGACAGCTGGGCGCGCCATCCTTTGTCTTATTTGATGGAGGCCGCCGACGATATTTGCTATGCCTTGCTGGACTTGGAAGATGCTGTCGAATTGGATTTGCTCACGGATACGGAAGTAGAAAGTATTTTGTCCGAACTGACCTTCGCCGAAAGCGCGTGGCACGCCAGCTCCAGCCGTCAGCGTTGTGCCATGTTGCGCGGCATTGCGATCGGCAAGGCGATTGATGATGTCGCGCAAACCTTTATGTTGCATCAGTCCGATTTGTTGGACGGAACATTCAAAGGCAAAGATTTGCTGGCTCTGTGCAGCCCGCAAGTGCAAAACACTTTGGCAAAAGCGAAAGAATTGGCGCAAACACGGATTTTTCGCCATCACACCAAACTCTTGACCGAGATTGCCACGTTCCCATGCTTAGGCTCTATCTTGGATTTGCTCGTCCCTGCCGCTTATGCCCTGATTGCTGAAAAACAGTTGGCAACACGTCAGTCTTTGGCGTTGGAATTATTGAAAAAGCACAATCCGATTCTTCCTGAAGACAGTCTGTATCAGGCCTATATGAAAATTTTGGATTTTGTCGGCGGCATGACCGATAATTCCGCCGCCAAAATGGCACAGGATTTGTCAGGAGTAGGGATTTTACGTTAA